The Actinocorallia herbida DNA window TGGGCGCTGCTGGGGCATCTCGGGCAGTTCGTGATCGGGCTGTTCGCGCCGCTGATCGTCTACCTGGTCTACAAGGACAAGGGGCAGTTCGCGCGCTGGCACGGCGCGCAGGGCCTCAACCTCGGGATCACCGCGGTCGCCTACACGGTCATCCTGATCCCGGTCTCGTTCATCACCTTCGGTCTCGGCGCGCTGCTGTACTTCCCGCTCGGCGCCGTCGAGATCGTCTTCCTGATCATCGGGGCGGTGAAGGCGTCGCAGGGCGAGTGGTACCGGTTCCCCTCGTTCCTGGCCTGGCCCATGGTCAAGTGACGGCCCGGGCCGGGTCCGTGCGGGGTTAGCCGCCCCCGCGCGGTGGCATGGATCGGTCATGGACGAACTGGTGCCGGGGGATTCGCTCATGACCGACTCCCCGGAGGAAGGCCGGGTGCTGGCGCTCGAGATGGCACGCCGGGCGCTGGTGCGGTTGCGCCCCGCGGCGGATCCGCAGGTGAGCGGCGAGGCGGTCGCCGCGGAGTTCGCCACGATCGCGGCGGCCAACCATTACTGGCGCGGCCCGTCGTGGAAGCATGCCTTCCGCCCCGATCGCGGAGATATGCGGGGCTAGGTCACAGTTTGGCCAGGGGGCCGGTAAGGGAATCTCTCCGCCATGACAACTGATCTCCGGGTGCTCAGCGACGAGCACCTGACCAAGGCCAAAGCCGACAAGAACGGCCGCAGCGCCCATCTGTTCGTGCACGACGGCCCCCTGCGCCAGGCCCTGATCGCGCTCACCGAGGGCGCCGAGCTGGAGGAGCACGTGGCGCCTCCCGCCGCGAGCATCCAGGTGCTGTCCGGCAGCGTGCGGATCACGGCCGAGAGCGGCGACGTCGAACTCGCCGAGGGCGGGGTGCACGCGATCCCGCACGAGCGACACGGACTGACCGCGCTGAGCGACGCGGTCCTGGTCCTGACGACGGTGACCGGCATCACGACCCCGTGATCAGATCGAGTCACACGGATACCCAGAAACCGCGGGTCACCATGCGTTCCGGGGTGAAAACTGTCCGTCGTGGGTCACACACTCTTGCACCAGATACTCGTCGCGGATCTCGTCGCTCCGGTGATGTTCGCCGAATACGGCGACATGGCGACGGCGACGGAAGCCGCCGCGCGGCTCGGTGACGGCACCTGGGTGCCGTCGGACCTCATGGTCTACTGCGCCGGCCAGCGGCGGGAGAGTTTTGTGGACGGCCCCCCGCTGCTGGCCGTCGAGGTCGCCTCGGAGGCGTCCCGGGCCAGCGATCTCGGCGTGAAGAAGGCCCTGTACGAGGCCGCCGGGGTCCCGTGCTACTGGGTCGTCGACATCGCCGGGGAGAACGCGCGGGTCCATGTCTTCGAGCTGACCGACGACGGCTACCGCGAGGTGGCCGTCGTCGGCCCTGGCGACACGGTGCGGCTCACCGAACCATTCAAGATCGAGATCAGGCCGGAGGCGCTGTTCCGGGGGCTTCCGCCCTGGCGCGCCCCGGTGGAGGGAGCGCACATGGCCCGTCACAACGGTCCCGACCTGCCCGCGGCCGACGAGGCGTTCGGCATCGACTCCTTCCTGCGCCGCTGGCCGACCGGCGTGGAGAAGGTGGAACTGCACAACGGCAGCCCCGTCTTCTACGGCCGCTGGGACGAGCGGGACGTCGCGATCGCCCAGCGCGCTTATCCGGGCCGGGTGATCCGCCTCGACCAGGTGCCGGGCCGCCCCGGCACGATGACGGTCCTGCCCGCGGCCGCCACGACCGCCCCGCAGGCCGCCGTCAGACTCGACTGATCCACGGCCGGGCGGGCGGCCCGAGCACGGCGTCCCCGCTGCGAGACTGGGGGCATGCCCTCGACGCTGCCCGAAGGGGACCCCGTACCCGCCGACGGATCGCTGCCCGGATCGGCCCTCGCCGGCCTGGGCGGGCGCCCGTTCGGCTTCTACGTCCATGTCCCGTTCTGCGTGACGCGCTGCGGCTACTGCGACTTCAACACCTACACCGCCTCCGAACTCGGCCCCGGCGCGTCCCGTGACTCCTACGCGGACACGGTGATCGACGAGATCCGGTTGGCCCGGCGCGTCCTGGGCGAGGCCGAGCTGCCGGTGGAGACGGTCTTCGTGGGCGGCGGGACCCCGACCCTGCTGCCGCCGGGCGACCTCGGCCGGATCCTCGCCGCGATCGACGGGGAGTTCGGGCTGGCGCCGGGCGCCGAGGTCACCACCGAGGCCAATCCGGAGACCGTCGACCGCGCCTATCTGGACGGGCTGCGCGCCGGGGGGTTCACCCGGGTCTCCTACGGGATGCAGAGCGCCCGGCCGCACGTCCTGGCGGCGCTGGACCGGACGCACACCCCGGCCCGGGTGCCCCGGGTCGTCGAGCAGGCCAGGGAGGCGGGGTTCGGGCACGTCAACCTCGACCTGATCTACGGGACCCCGGGGGAGTCGGACGACGACTGGCGGGCGTCCCTGGAGGCGGCGCTGGAGGCCGGGCCCGACCACATCTCGGCGTACGCGCTGATCGTCGAGGACGGCACGAAGCTCGCCGCCCAGGTCAGGCGCGGGGTGCTGGCCGAGCCGGACGACGACGCCATGGCCGACCGCTACCTCGTGGCCGACGAGCTGCTCGGCAAGGCCGGGATGCGGTGGTACGAGCTGTCGAACTGGGCGCTGCCCGGCGGCGAGTGCGCCCACAACGTCCTGTACTGGAAGGGCGCCGACTGGTGGGGCGCGGGTCCAGGCGCGCACAGCCATGTGGGCGGCACCCGCTGGTGGAACGTGAAGCATCCCGCCGCGTACGCGGCGCGCCTCGCCGAGGGCCGCACCCCCGCGCACGCCCGCGAGGTGCTCGACGACGAGACCCGGCTCGTGGAGCGGGTCCTGCTGGAGATCCGGCTGCGCGAGGGCTGCCCGCTGGAGCTCCTGGACGCCGCGGCGGTCGCCGAGCAGGAGGCCAGGGGCCTGGTGGAGCGGGTGGACGGCCACGCCGTGCTCACGCTCCAGGGCCGTCTCCTGGCCGACGCGGTCGTGCGCGACCTCACCTGAGCCGCTATCCGCGCGGCGGCCGGTCCTTGAAGATCGGCCAGGCGACGAGCGCGGGCAGCCGGTGCCAGGCGCCCTTGTTGACGCGGGTCGCGCTGTAGACGACGAGGCCGAGCGACAGCACGACCCAGCCCGCGGCGACCCATTGGGCGGCGGGGAGCCACTGGCTGATCCAGAGCGCCGCCCCCACGCCGATCCCGGTGGTCAGGGCGAGGTTGAGTGCCTGGCGGCCGTGGTGGCGCGCGTAGGCCGAGCGGCGCTTCTTGGTCAGGTAGATGTACAGCGGGGGCAGCACCCACAGGACGAACTGGCCGATATAGGCGGTCAGCGCCCACTGGCGCTCGTCCGGCGTGGTCGGCCCGCCCGCGTACCCCGCGGCGAAGCCCTCGGGCAGGCGGACGGTCGGGGTGGGCTGGGGGCGGTTGCGGCGTGCCATGGGCGTCACTCCTCGGGAGCGGTGACGAAGTCGATCAACTCTTCGACGCGCCCGAGCAGCTCCGGTTCCAGATCGGCGAAAGTCCGTACCGATCCGAGAATCCGCCGCCAGGCCGCCCGGGTGTCCCCGGGCCAGCCGAGCCGGGCGCAGACCCCTTCCTTCCAGTCGAAGCCCTTGGGCACCACGGGCCAGGCCCGGATGCCCACGGAGGCGGGTTTCACCGCCTCCCAGACGTCGATGTAGGGGTGCCCGCACACGAGCACGTCGGGGTCGTCGATCCGGGCGGCGATCCGGGACTCCTTCGAGCCCGGCACGAGGTGGTCGACCAGGACGCCGAGTCTTCGGCCCGGCCCCGGCTCGAACTCCTCGACGATGAGGGGGAGCTGGTCGATCCCCTCCAGGTACTCCACGGCGACGCCCTCGACGCGCAGGTCGTGGCCCCAGATCTTCTCCACGAGCTCCGCGTCGTGCACGCCTTCGACGTAGATCCGGCTCTCCCTGGCCACCCGGGCCCGGTGGCCCTGGACGGCGATCGACCCCGACGCGCTGCGCGCCGGACCCGTCAGGCGGGGGACCGGCCGCACGAGGGTGACGGGCCTGCCGTCCAGCAGGAACCCGGCGGGGTCGAGGGGGAAGACGCGGCGTTTGCCGAAGCGGTCCTCCAGGGTGACCTCGTCCTTGCCGCAGGCGACGACCGCGCCGCAGAACCCGCTGTCGGGGTCCTCCACGACGAGGTCGCGCTCGGCGGGGATCTCGGGGATGGTGCCCTTGCGGGGGAGCCGCCAGTTCCCGGCGAGGACGTCTTCTCCATAGTCCTTGCTGCGCACGCCCCGACCCTAACCCGAGGGGGCGCGGAGGTGCATCACTCCAGAGGGTGGGACAGCTGCCGGTGCCCCCGCCGGACCGCCTGGAGGAGCCGCAGCGGGTCGTAGGGCCAGTCGTGGGCCGTGAGCGCCTGCACAGGGTCGAGGCCCTGGTCGAACGTCTCACGGACGCCGTGGGCCACGGCCGCCACGGAATCGCGCTGCCGTACCGCGAACTCCCGCCCGACCGGCGTGCCGTGCCCCGGGACGATCTTCTCCGGGTGCAGCTCCAGCAGCCGCGTCAGGGTGATCGGCCAGTCCAGGGGGTGGCTGTCGCCGCCGTAGGCCGGGGGTCCGGACTCCTCGACGAGGTCGCCGGCGAACAGCACCCCGCAGTCGGGCACCTGGACCACGATGTCGTGCCCGGTGTGGCCCCGGCCGAGGTGGTGGAGCTCCACGAGGCGGTCGCCGAGATCGATGAGGGCGGTGCCGGAGAACGTCTGGGTGATCGGGGGGACGACGGTGCCCGTCACGGCGCGGGCCCAGTCGGGGTCGTCGGCGGCCATGGTGATCCAGACCTCCCGGCGCAGGTACTCCGGCAGCCCGGTGTGCCCCCAGAACAGGCCGGTGAAGGCCCCGTTGCCGAAGCAGTGGTCGAAGTGGCCGTGCGTGTTGACCACCGCGACGGGCTCGCCGACGCCCAGTTCGCGAAGTTCCTCCCGCAGCTGGACGCCCTCGCCGAGGGAGGCTCCGGTGTCGATCAGGACGGTCCCGAGCCGCCCCGTGACCACCCCGACATTGACCTCGAACCTGCCGTGGCTGCGGCGGAAGCAGCGGTCGGCGACCTCTTCCCAGGACATGCCCCAGACTCTCGCACATCGACTTCCGCGCCCGGGACCGTACACTTGGCACTCATAGACTGGGAGTGCCAGGCAGCGGGCCTGCCGGGCACCGGGCAGTGGGAGCGCCAGAGCAGGAGGTGAGCGTTGTTGGAGGATCGTAAGCTGGCCATCCTGCGCGCCATCGTGGAGGACTATGTCTCCACCAACGAACCGGTGGGTTCCAAAGCGCTGGCCGAACGGCACGCCCTCGGCGTCTCCCCGGCGACCGTGCGCAACGACATGGCCGTGCTGGAGGAGCAGGGGTACATCACCCAGCCCCACACCAGCGCGGGCCGGATCCCGACCGACAAGGGCTACCGCCTGTTCGTCGACAGGCTGTCGACGATCAAGCCGATGTCGTCGGCCGAGCGCCGGGCGATCGAGACGTTCCTCGCGGGCGCCTACGACCTCGACGACGTGGTCTCCCGGACCGTCCGCCTGCTCGCGCAGATCACCCGGCAGGTCGCCGTGGTGCAGTACCCCTCGCTGGTGCGCTCGTCGGTCCGGCACATCGAGCTGGTCCCGATGTCGTCCCGGCGGCTGCTGCTCGTGGTGATCACCGACACCGGCCGGGTGGAGCAGCGCGTCTTCGAGACCGCGGCCGACATCAACGACGAGTCGGTGTCCCACCTGCGGGCGCTGCTCAACACCTGCCTGGACGGGCGGTCGTTCGCCGACGTGCCCCTCGCGGTGGAGGACCTGCCCGAACGCGTCTCGGCCGAAGACAAGCCCGTCGCCGCGGCGGTCCTGTCGGTGCTGCTGGAGACCCTGGTCGAACGGAACGAAGAGAAGATCGTCTTCGCGGGCGCGGCGAACCTCGCCCACGTGGACTTCTCGCAGAGCCTCCGGGACGTGCTGGAGGCCCTGGAAGAACAGGTGGTGCTGATGAGACTGCTGGGGGAGACCGGGGATCCGGCTACCCTGACCGTCAGGATCGGCACCGAGAACCAGTTGGAGGGCCTGCGCTCCACCTCCGTGGTCGCCACCGGCTACGGGATGGACGGGCAGGCGCTGGCCCGCCTGGGGGTTCTCGGCCCCACCCGCATGGACTACCCCGGAACGATGGGAGCGGTACGCGCTGTGGCACGTTACGTCGGACAGATCCTGGCGGGCTCGTAGTGCGCGATTATTACGCGATTCTCGGGGTGAGCCGCAACGCCACCCCCGACGAGATCAAGAAGGCCTACCGCAGGCTCGCGCGCGAACTCCACCCGGACGTCAATCCCGACGCCGAGAGCCAGGAGAAGTTCAAAGAGGTCACCCAGGCCTACGAGGTCCTGTCGGACCCCAAGAAGAAGGAGATGTTCGACCTCGGCGCCGACCCCTTCGCGCCCGGAGGCGGCGCGGGCGGATTCGGCGGCGGATTCGGTGCCGGCTTCCCCTTCAGCGACCTCATGGACGCGGTCTTCGGCCAGGCCGGGACCCGCGGGCCGCGCTCGCGCGCCCGCCGCGGCCGCAACGCCACGCTGCGGGTCGAGCTCGACCTCGCCGAGACGGCGTTCGGCACCACCCGCGAGCTGACCATCGACACCGCGACCGTCTGCAAGGTGTGCAGCGGCAGCGGCGCCGAGGCCGGCACCCACCCCGAGCAGTGCGACATGTGCCACGGCCGGGGCGAGATCCAGCAGGTGCAGCGCAGCTTCCTCGGCCAGGTCATGACCTCCCGCCCCTGCCCCCAGTGCGGCGGCTACGGCTCGGTCATCCGCACCCCGTGCCGCGAGTGCTCCGGCGAGGGCCGGGTGCGCACCCAACGGACGATCAAGGTCAAGATCCCCGCAGGCGTCGAGCACGGCACCCACATCCAGCTCGCCGGGGAGGGCGAGGTCGGCCCCGGCGGCGGCCCCGCCGGCGACCTCTTCCTGGAGATCGTCGAGCGTCAGCACGCGATCTTCGAGCGCGAGGGCGACGACCTGCACTGCACCGTCCAGATCCCGATGACGGCCGCCGCGCTCGGCAGCACGGTCACCGTGGAGACCCTGGACGGCGCCGAGGAGGTCGACATCCGGCCCGGCACCCAGTCCGGCCAGGTCATCCCCCTGTACGGGCGGGGCGCCCGGCACCTCAACATGAGCGGCCGCGGCGACCTGATGATCCACGTCAACGTGGAGACCCCGACCAAGCTCGACCCGGAGCAGGAGGACCTGCTCAAGCAGCTGTCCGTCCTGCGCGACGAGGAGCGGCCCCCCGGCAAGTTCGCCCCCGGCCAGCAGGGGTTCTTCTCCCGCCTGAGGGACGCCTTCCACACTTGAGGAGACGAGGTGGCCGACGCCTACCGCGACGGCTACACCAACCCCTAGCGGGTTCATCGGACGGCCGGGCGCATCCACGCCCGGCCGTTCGCGCAGGTGCGGCGGCGGCCGGGAGTTCCTCCCCTGCGACAGCGGAGGAGTCATCGGGCGATACTGGACCGATGTCGGCTGGTTTCGGTGGTTTCGGTCTGCCCGCGCGGCCGTCGTCGCGCGGAGGCGGGCTCCTGGTGGACGTGCTGGTCGCGGCGGCGGTCGCGGTGCCGGTGTTCGTGCCGTTCGCCACGGCGCCGGAGGTGACGCCGCTCGGCGTGGTGGTCAACCTCGGCACGGTGGTGCCGCTGGTGTGGCGGCGGCGGGCGCCGTTCGCGGTCGCGCTGGTCGTGGCGTGCTTCGCGATGGCGGTGTCGCTGCACCACCGGCCGGGGCAGATGCTGCAGTACGGCGCGCTGGTGGCCATCTACACCCTCGCCGACCTGGGGCGGCACCGCTGGCAGCGCTGGGGGTTCATCGGCGCGCTCGTCGCGACGATCCCGCCGGGCGCGCTGCTCGTCAAGGGCAACGACGCGGGCGAGTTCATGTTCACGCTGCTCCTGCCCATGACCGCGTTCCTGCTCGGCACGCTGGCGCGCACGGCACGGGAGCGGTCGGAGGCGCTGGCGGAGCGCTCGGTGCGGTTGGAGCGCGAACGCGAGGTCGAGGCGGCGCGGGCGGCGGCCGAGGAGCGGGCCCGCATCGCCCGCGACATGCACGACGTGCTCGCGCACGCCGTCAGCATCATGGTCGTCCAGGCCGAGGCGGGCCCCGTGGTGGTCCGGTCCGATCCCGACCAGGCCGAGCGGGTCTTCGACGCGATCGCCGACGCGGGCCGGGACGCGATGGCCCAGCTCCGCCGCACGCTGGGCGTCCTCAAGGAGGAGCGGGACCGCGGGGTACGCGCGCCCCAGCCGACCATCGGCGCGCTGCCGGGCCTGGTCGAGCACGTCAACCGCACCGGGGTCCGGGTGGGGCTCACCGTCGAGGGGGCACGGCGCGAGGTTCCCGCGGACGCCGACGTGGCGGCCTACCGCATCGTGCAGGAGGCGCTCACCAACACGGTGAAGCACGCCGGGGCGCGCACCGCCGAGGTCCGGCTCCGCTGGACCGATCGAGAACTGGAGATCACGGTGACGGACGACGGGCAGGGCCAGGCCGTGGGCGATCCGGGCTGGCGGCGGGGCGGCGAGGGCCTCATCGGCATCCGGGAACGCGTCATCGCCTGCGGCGGCACGGCCGAGGCGGGTCCGCTGCCGGACGGCGGGTTCCGCGTTCTCGCGCGCCTGCCCTGCCCCGCGGCGGTGACGGCGTGATCCGGGTGGTGCTCGTCGATGATCAGGAACTCGTCCGCAGCGGTTTCGCGATGATCCTGAACGCCCAGCCCGACATCGCGGTGGTGGGCGAGGCGGGCGACGGCACCGAGGCGATCGCCGCCGTGCGCGCGCTCGACCCCGACGTCGTGCTGCTCGACATCCGCATGCCGGGCCTGGACGGCATCGAGGCCGCGAAGGCGGTGTGCGGCGAGACCCGCACCCGCGCGATCATGCTCACCACGTTCGACCAGGACGACTACGTCTACGACGCCCTCTACGCGGGCGCGAGCGGGTTCCTGGGCAAGGACGTGCGCCGCGACGACCTCGTGCACGCGGTCCGGGTGGTGGCCGCGGGGGAGGCGCTGCTCGCACCCGGCATCACGCGTCGGCTCATCTCCGACATCGCGCGTCACCGGCCGCGCGAGGGCACGACGCCCTCAGACCGCCTGTCGGTGCTGACCGAACGGGAGCGCGAGACCCTGCGCCTGCTCGGCCGCGGCCTGTCGAACGCGGAGATCGCGGCGGCCATGGTCGTCAGCGAGCACACCGTGAAGACCCACGTGAGCAACGTCCTGGCCAAACTCGGCATCCGCGACCGCGTCCAGGCCGTGATCGCCGCCTACGAGACCCGCCTGATCGAGCCTTCCTGACTCCGTCGCGCGGGGGAGCCGCGCCCGGTGCCTCCCCCGCGCGACCGAGGCCGGAAGACCGCTCGCGGCGGCGATCCGCCCGGCCGCCGGTTCTCCGAAGATCGAGAGTGTAAGAACGCAGGTCTCGCACTCCGGGAGATACCCCTCATGACCAGGATCGCCTTCCATCTCGCCCCCGCCCTCATGCTCGCCTACGGCGTGGTCCGGCTCGTCGACGGCCTCGACGGACAGCACGGGCCGGGACCCGCCTGGACGGTCGGGCATCTGCTCTTCCTCGGCTGCCTCCTGCTGTTCGGAGGCGTCATCTCGGGCCTGCACGGCCGCGTCCGGGCCACCGCGGGCGGTCCCGCGCGCCGGGTCACGGCCGGCGTCCTGGCCGCGGTCTCCGCTTTCGGCCTGGTGACGTTCATCCGCGTCGCGGTCCTCGACATCGTCGTCGGCCTCCAGGCCGCGGACGCCGCCGAGAAGAGCATGCTCGCCGACCGGTACGGCGACGTCCCCGCGGTGCTTCCCCAGGCCCTCTACGAGATCGGCCCGGTCTTCTTCATGCTCGGCCTGGTCGGCCTGCTCGTCCAGTGCGCGGTCGTGGCCCCCGGCCGCAGGGCGCCGTCCGCCCTGCGCCCCGCCCTGGTCGCCGCCGGTTTCGTCGCCATCACCCTCGACCTCGACCTCCTCCCGCTCGGCGCGGCCCTGATCTGGCTCGCCCTCGCCCCGCTCACCGGCGACCGGCACGCGTCCTCGCCGACCCCGGCCGCCGTCGGCGGACCGGCCTGACCAGACCCCTGGCGCGCACCGCCGCCCGGACGACGCCGGAGGCCCGAACCGGGCCTTCGGCTCTTCCGGGCGGCGATGCCGGGGCCTACCAGCGGCCGGTGCGGGACAGGAGGACGGCGGCGGCGGCGACGCCGGCCGTCGAGGTGCGCAGGACGGTCGGGCCGAGCAGGACGGGACGGGCGCCGGAGGCGGTGAAGGCGGTGAGTTCCTCTGGGCTGATGCCGCCTTCGGGGCCGACGACCAGGACGATCTCCGGGGCGCCCAGGGGGACCCGGCTGAGCGGCTCGGCGGCCTCCTCGTGCAGGACCAGGGCCAGGGGCGCGGCCGCCAGGCGGGCGGCGACCCGGGCGGTGGTCTCCAGGTCGGCGACCTCTGGGAAGCGGGCGCGGCGGGACTGCTTGGCGGCCTCGCGGGCGGCGTTGCGCCAGCGCGCGAGGGACTTCTCGCGGCGTTCCGGACGCCACTGGGTGATCGAGCGGCTGGCCGCCCACGGCACGATCACATCGACCCCCGCCTCCGTCATCACCTCCACCGCGAGTTCTCCCCGCTCGCCCTTCGGCAGCGCCTGCACCACGGTGATCCGCGGCGTGGGCTCCGGCTCCACCCTCCGCTCGACCGCCTCCACCTCAAGCCTTTCGCGCCCGACCCCGGCGACGACCCCGCGCACCACGAGCCCCGCACCGTCCGTCAGCACCACCTCCTCGCCCTCCCGCAACCGCTTCACCGTGGCCGCGTGCCGCCCCTCGGCCCCCTCGACCACGATCCTGCCGTCCGCCAGCACGGCGGACTCCACCACGAAAACCGGAGCACTCACCCCTCCATCCTCGCAGGGTGGGAAGGGGCGGGGCGCGCCCCGGCCAGAACCCGGGTGGCCGGGGCGGCTCCTTGCCCGGAACCGGGGGTCGGGTGAGGCTCAGGTGGGGGTGGGGTCCGGGGAGGGGTCGGTGGGGGCCGGGGTGGGGGTGGCGGGAGCGGAAGGGGTGGCCGACTCCGGCTGGGGCGAGGCCGGGAGGGAGGGGGTCCCGGTCTCGGTGGGGGCGGGCTGCTGGCTGGCGGGGGGCTGGTCAGGGGGGTCGGCGGGCACCGACGGCGAGGGGTCGGGCGCGGTGGAAGGAAACGGGGCCGTCGCGGGAGGGCAGGGCGTGAGCGTGGGCGACGGGGTGGGTTCGGTCGTCGTGGGAGACGGGGAAGCGGCCGATGGGGTGGGGGTGACGGTCGGCGGAAGACAGGTGGGCTGGACCCCGTCGAACGGGGTGGCCAGGCCGTCGGGGCCGATGACGGATCCGCCGGGCGCCTGCTCGGAAGGGCCGGGCGCGGTCTTCGGCTCCTGCTTGGGCACCGACTCGCCACCGGGGGAGATGAAGCGGTGGTAGGCGGCGGGGGTGGCGGTGATCGCGACGGTGCCGGTGGTCAGGGCCGCGGCGGCGGCGAGCAGCAGGCTCTTCCAGCTCGGCCGGGGGAACGGGCGGCGGACCGAGGTCCGCTCGCGGATCAGGCCCAGTCCTTCGGGGGACGGCATGACCTGGTCCGCCTCGGCGCGCAGGGCGCGGCGGAGCATGTCGGCGTAAGGGTCGCCGGGGGTCATGAGGGCTCCAGGGCGTTGCGGAGCGCGGCCATGCCGCGCGCCGTGTGGCTCTTCACCGCGCCGCGGCTGATGCCCATGGCGGCGGCGATCTCGGCTTCGGAAAGGTCGGCGTAGTAGCGCAGCACCAGGGCTTCGCGCTGCCGGGGCGGGAGCCCGTGCAGCGCGCGCACGACGGCGTCGCGCTCCAGTTGAATGATGGCCCCGTGCTCGGCGCTCTGCACGTCGGGCAGGCCCTTGGGGGCGTACTTCTCGACGACGGCGCGGTGCCGCAGCACCGAGCGGGCGCGGTTGACCACCGACTGCCGGAGGTAGGCCAGCGCCTTGCCGGGGTCGCGCAGCCGCCGCCAGGACCCGTGCATCGCCACGAACGCGTCCTGGACGACCTCTTCGGCCGTGGCCACGTCGCGCACCAGCAGCGCGGCGAGCCGGACCAGGGAGCGGTACTCGGCCCCGTACAGGGCGGTCACGGCTTGGTCGGCGTCCCACGCGGCCGCCACTCCGGGGGGTGGAGCCAGGAGGGTCTCGGTCACATCAGTGGGACGCCCACCCTCGTCGTCCGGTTTACCAAACCGCATTCAGCCGTCCAGCCGCATCGGGGGTACGCCGCCAAGTGCCACCATAACCAGACGAAGCCACGCCGTGCCGTGCAAGTTGCGTATCCCGCAGTCGATAGCATGCCGCTCGAACGTGAGGACGGAGGCCCCGTGGACTGTCTTTTCTGCAAGATCATTTCGGGTGAGGTGCCCGCGCAGGTGGTCCGGGAGACCGAGCAGACGCTCGCCTTCCGCGACATCAACCCCCAGGCGCCGGTGCACGTGCTGGTGATCCCGAAGCTGCACGTGCCCGATTTCGCCTCGCTGGCCGAGCACCCCGAGGCGCTCGCGGCGCTGGCCGCGGAGGCGGCGAAGGTCGCCGACGCCGAGGGCGTCGCGAAGTCCGGCTACCGGGTGGTGTTCAACACCGGTTCGGGCGCCGGCCAGACCGTGTTCCACGCGCACGCCCACGTGCTGGGCGGCCGCGGGCTGAACTGGCCTCCCGGATAGCCCGGATCGTGCGGATGACCAGCGTGAACGCGGTGCGTCCGGCGGAAATGGGCGCGCGCCGGGCGGCCCCCGGTCGGTACCATGGTCGACAAGACCGGAAACCACGCAGCAGAGGGGTTCAGTGGCCGCCCGCGGCCGGCAGATGACCGAATCAAAGAGTTCCCGAGGCGGCACGCCCGCCAAGACCGGGGCGCGCGCCCAGATGAAGATCGTCGTCCCCGACGACCTGCCCATGGTCGCGCTGCTCGGCTCGGGCGACGAACTGCTCGCGGCCGTGGAGAAGGCCTTCGACAGCGACATCCATGTCCGGGGCAACGAGATCACCGTGACCGGCGGCTCGGAGCCGGAGCTGGTGGCCGAGCTGTTCGCCTCCCTGGTGGAGCTGCTCGGCAAGGGCACCGTGCTCACGCCCGACGTGGTCGAGCGCAGCCTGTCGATGCTGCGCCACTCCGGCCGCCCCGCGGACGTGCTGAGCCACGACATCCTCTCCTCGCGCGGCAGGACGATCCGCCCCAAGACCGTCAACCAGAAGCGCTACGTCGACGCGATCGACCGGCACACCGTCGTCTTCGGCATCGGGCCCGCGGGCACCGG harbors:
- a CDS encoding DUF4870 domain-containing protein, whose translation is MSTPPWDPNGAASPQGAWRPPGEQPAQPPTQPPFPQPGAVPPQYGQPGGYQPQYGQPGAPAQPYGQQRFGQPGPVPPPPPFFPPPGVPQAPGGWGPHPQASEERTWALLGHLGQFVIGLFAPLIVYLVYKDKGQFARWHGAQGLNLGITAVAYTVILIPVSFITFGLGALLYFPLGAVEIVFLIIGAVKASQGEWYRFPSFLAWPMVK
- a CDS encoding cupin codes for the protein MTTDLRVLSDEHLTKAKADKNGRSAHLFVHDGPLRQALIALTEGAELEEHVAPPAASIQVLSGSVRITAESGDVELAEGGVHAIPHERHGLTALSDAVLVLTTVTGITTP
- a CDS encoding Uma2 family endonuclease, with amino-acid sequence MGHTLLHQILVADLVAPVMFAEYGDMATATEAAARLGDGTWVPSDLMVYCAGQRRESFVDGPPLLAVEVASEASRASDLGVKKALYEAAGVPCYWVVDIAGENARVHVFELTDDGYREVAVVGPGDTVRLTEPFKIEIRPEALFRGLPPWRAPVEGAHMARHNGPDLPAADEAFGIDSFLRRWPTGVEKVELHNGSPVFYGRWDERDVAIAQRAYPGRVIRLDQVPGRPGTMTVLPAAATTAPQAAVRLD
- the hemW gene encoding radical SAM family heme chaperone HemW, with amino-acid sequence MPSTLPEGDPVPADGSLPGSALAGLGGRPFGFYVHVPFCVTRCGYCDFNTYTASELGPGASRDSYADTVIDEIRLARRVLGEAELPVETVFVGGGTPTLLPPGDLGRILAAIDGEFGLAPGAEVTTEANPETVDRAYLDGLRAGGFTRVSYGMQSARPHVLAALDRTHTPARVPRVVEQAREAGFGHVNLDLIYGTPGESDDDWRASLEAALEAGPDHISAYALIVEDGTKLAAQVRRGVLAEPDDDAMADRYLVADELLGKAGMRWYELSNWALPGGECAHNVLYWKGADWWGAGPGAHSHVGGTRWWNVKHPAAYAARLAEGRTPAHAREVLDDETRLVERVLLEIRLREGCPLELLDAAAVAEQEARGLVERVDGHAVLTLQGRLLADAVVRDLT
- a CDS encoding DUF4870 domain-containing protein; this encodes MARRNRPQPTPTVRLPEGFAAGYAGGPTTPDERQWALTAYIGQFVLWVLPPLYIYLTKKRRSAYARHHGRQALNLALTTGIGVGAALWISQWLPAAQWVAAGWVVLSLGLVVYSATRVNKGAWHRLPALVAWPIFKDRPPRG
- a CDS encoding DUF3097 domain-containing protein, with the translated sequence MRSKDYGEDVLAGNWRLPRKGTIPEIPAERDLVVEDPDSGFCGAVVACGKDEVTLEDRFGKRRVFPLDPAGFLLDGRPVTLVRPVPRLTGPARSASGSIAVQGHRARVARESRIYVEGVHDAELVEKIWGHDLRVEGVAVEYLEGIDQLPLIVEEFEPGPGRRLGVLVDHLVPGSKESRIAARIDDPDVLVCGHPYIDVWEAVKPASVGIRAWPVVPKGFDWKEGVCARLGWPGDTRAAWRRILGSVRTFADLEPELLGRVEELIDFVTAPEE
- a CDS encoding MBL fold metallo-hydrolase, whose protein sequence is MSWEEVADRCFRRSHGRFEVNVGVVTGRLGTVLIDTGASLGEGVQLREELRELGVGEPVAVVNTHGHFDHCFGNGAFTGLFWGHTGLPEYLRREVWITMAADDPDWARAVTGTVVPPITQTFSGTALIDLGDRLVELHHLGRGHTGHDIVVQVPDCGVLFAGDLVEESGPPAYGGDSHPLDWPITLTRLLELHPEKIVPGHGTPVGREFAVRQRDSVAAVAHGVRETFDQGLDPVQALTAHDWPYDPLRLLQAVRRGHRQLSHPLE
- the hrcA gene encoding heat-inducible transcriptional repressor HrcA, with the protein product MLEDRKLAILRAIVEDYVSTNEPVGSKALAERHALGVSPATVRNDMAVLEEQGYITQPHTSAGRIPTDKGYRLFVDRLSTIKPMSSAERRAIETFLAGAYDLDDVVSRTVRLLAQITRQVAVVQYPSLVRSSVRHIELVPMSSRRLLLVVITDTGRVEQRVFETAADINDESVSHLRALLNTCLDGRSFADVPLAVEDLPERVSAEDKPVAAAVLSVLLETLVERNEEKIVFAGAANLAHVDFSQSLRDVLEALEEQVVLMRLLGETGDPATLTVRIGTENQLEGLRSTSVVATGYGMDGQALARLGVLGPTRMDYPGTMGAVRAVARYVGQILAGS